The following coding sequences are from one Schizosaccharomyces osmophilus chromosome 1, complete sequence window:
- the rcf2 gene encoding cytochrome c oxidase assembly protein Rcf2, which produces MSLADQQETHAFNQSIYSALFRGGLVGSALGTLGCIVGSRYSPGFRRLSFPRKSWLVIGAGSAVSVIYADKATLKFDTNRFSKIKEVDDSTKHLPWKYRALYYYNEHKWPIILGTWASTLGLSMYAASRNRYDTLPQKLVQARMYAQGVTVLVLLGSVYLTAVASRLEPPAQAKLVTDPTDPSKLMSVETSSKERYPGEYQWQVLVAKEEERLRHLNLPLRTGQSSSSSSNDSDSSDKLSQ; this is translated from the coding sequence ATGTCTCTAGCTGACCAGCAAGAAACGCACGCTTTCAATCAAAGCATCTACTCAGCTCTCTTCCGTGGTGGACTCGTTGGTTCTGCGCTTGGTACTCTTGGATGTATCGTCGGAAGTAGATACTCTCCTGGTTTCCGCCGCCTCTCGTTCCCTCGTAAATCTTGGCTCGTCATCGGCGCTGGTTCTGCTGTCAGTGTTATTTACGCCGATAAGGCGACTTTGAAATTCGACACCAATCGTTTCAGCAAAATTAAGGAAGTGGACGACTCTACAAAACATCTCCCTTGGAAGTATAGGGCTTTGTACTATTACAATGAACACAAGTGGCCCATCATCTTGGGTACATGGGCAAGCACCCTTGGCTTAAGTATGTACGCTGCATCTCGCAATCGCTACGATACCCTCCCTCAGAAACTTGTTCAGGCAAGAATGTATGCCCAAGGCGTTACCGTGCTCGTCCTTTTGGGAAGTGTTTATCTGACCGCCGTTGCCAGTCGCTTGGAACCTCCCGCGCAAGCAAAACTCGTTACCGACCCTACCGACCCCTCAAAGCTAATGTCTGTCGAGACAAGCTCCAAAGAACGCTATCCTGGTGAATATCAATGGCAAGTCTTGGTTGCCAAGGAAGAAGAGCGTCTTCGTCATTTAAATCTTCCCCTTCGTACCGGCCAGTCatcgtcttcttcatccaACGATTCTGACTCTTCCGACAAACTCTCGCAATAA
- the rga10 gene encoding Rho-type GTPase activating protein, with CRAL-TRIO_domain Rga10: protein MEDDLKRFCFVSGVDNEHDKILVVVTAYLKPLLDSGDTDIIQRMYNRAHELVFADEKYTAVFFSHESNILPYLNFCAKAYLKMDYYLHKHAKAVHVVHSDWLSRMAIRTLLSFVSPKFYQKFHYSSSLSHLAKHLPLRQLKLPVMVYEFDRTVEPRIFSNASVQQESSLNNSSFHTPIQNWSRPPDALIDACRVVRNSLDVQGLFRRSCSKKHLDILIELYENQCTVDLESFGAFSACALIKHIFRSTSIPLFSNTFIEDLSKAQDQYLEETKESLVLLREFVEENMDENSQKAAKYIFSLLSEIDEHQDENLMNSQNLVICMGPSFLQSNDIASLLIMKEKESGPYFRFLQRSILHWREIFTVSENWDVYW from the exons ATGGAAGATGACTTGAAACGTTTCTGCTTTGTCTCGGGGGTCGACAATGAAC ACGACAAGATCCTGGTGGTTGTAACTGCATATTTGAAGCCGCTTTTGGATTCGGGAGATACAGACATTATACAAAGAATGTATAATAGAGCACATGAACTCGTTTTTGCCGACGAAAAATACACAGCcgtctttttttctcatgAAAGCAATATCCTTCCTTACCTGAATTTTTGCGCAAAGGCATACTTGAAAATGGATTATTATCTACACAAGCACGCCAAGGCTGTGCATGTGGTCCACTCGGATTGGTTGTCTCGTATGGCTATCCGTACGCTCCTGAGTTTTGTAAGCCCAAagttttaccaaaaatttcattataGCTCCTCACTCTCTCATCTCGCTAAGCATCTTCCGCTCCGACAGTTAAAGCTTCCAGTTATGGTATATGAATTTGATCGTACAGTCGAGCCacgaattttttcaaatgcGAGCGTTCAGCAAGAATCTTCTTTGAAcaattcttccttccaTACCCCAATTCAAAATTGGTCTCGTCCTCCAGATGCGTTGATTGATGCGTGCCGAGTCGTCCGGAATTCTTTAGACGTGCAAGGGTTGTTTCGCCGATCATGTTCGAAAAAGCACTTGGATATTCTCATTGAATTATACGAGAATCAGTGCACCGTGGATCTAGAAAGCTTTGGAGCCTTTTCTGCCTGCGCATTGATCAAGCACATTTTTCGCTCAACAAGCATACCTCTGTTTTCCAATACGTTCATTGAAGACCTGTCGAAGGCCCAAGATCAATAtcttgaagaaacaaaggaGTCCCTCGTGCTTCTACGGgaatttgttgaagaaaatatggaTGAGAATTCCCAAAAGGCTGCTAAATACATATTCTCTCTTTTATCTGAAATAGACGAGCATCAAGACgaaaatttgatgaattctCAAAACCTGGTCATTTGCATGGGGCCATCCTTCCTTCAGTCCAACGATATAGCTTCGTTGTTGAtaatgaaagagaaagagtCAGGACCTTACTTTCGCTTTTTACAACGTTCCATTCTGCATTGGAGGGAAATATTTACAGTCTCGGAGAATTGGGATGTGTATTGGTAA
- the ste4 gene encoding MAPK cascade adaptor protein Ste4, which yields MAEGYYWDWNNEAVCSWIEQLGFPYKSIFQENCILGKTLVLVNSNDLRDMGVLSIGHRLDILSAIHDLKESHKEQAKESPPPIQQIDNHEEMNTQERVKLSLLALEKRIDYLEAENAKLVKTINSLNSEFLPLLRKLALNFKETKLINSDTCSENSSIFQPSQSSPTVAGSFDLEVNDHAPLSTTESKKVPKMTVNSSYHEVLTSTLQKYRIDPSTWVSYELLLSYDGKEHPISADMKPLQYFRSLQKHGKSPSFILSRKA from the exons ATGGCAGAAGGATACTATTGGGACTGGAATAATGAAGCTGTATGCTCTTGGATTGAGCAGTTGGGATTTCCATACAAATCTATTTTCCAAG AAAACTGTATTTTGGGAAAAACTCTTGTCTTGGTAAACTCGAATGATCTACGCGATATGGGAGTTTTGAGTATAGGCCATCGTCTGGATATTTTGTCAGCTATCCatgatttgaaagaaagtCATAAAGAACAAGCCAAAGAAAGTCCGCCTCCCATACAACAAATTGATAATCATGAGGAGATGAATACTCAGGAGCGAGTGAAGTTATCACTGTTGGctttagaaaagagaatCGACTATTTGGAAGCAGAAAATGCTAAGCTCgtaaaaacaataaattcACTGAATTCCGagtttcttcctcttttgaGAAAGCTTGCGTTGAACTTTAAAGAAACTAAATTGATCAACTCAGATACTTGCTCCGAGAACAGTTCAATCTTTCAGCCCTCACAGTCTTCTCCAACTGTGGCAGGAAGTTTTGATTTGGAAGTAAATGATCACGCTCCTCTGAGTACCactgaaagcaaaaaggtTCCAAAAATGACTGTAAACTCCTCTTACCATGAAGTGTTAACGTCCACCTTGCAGAAGTATCGCATTGATCCCAGTACTTGGGTAAGCTATGAACTCTTGCTGAGTTATGATGGCAAAGAGCATCCGATTTCTGCTGATATGAAACCTCTCCAGTACTTTAGAAGCCTACAGAAGCATGGCAAATCGCCTTCCTTCATACTTTCCCGAAAAGCATAA
- the utp8 gene encoding t-UTP complex subunit Utp8 has protein sequence MASFGELSLLGEVSVSSTVDKKNGYCSSGTVALENGQESSSFVAVQIEKHGIEIYNLKEERLFASCPLPEKTIFSCKPMYLHEGNSHYIWACTSSARSRGEWKLLSWKYDELKEHGEVRSRDLSNKPIFSIHFIASSGQLVLVFTNGEISFLDPEDDMIQPATSIQGSASLVQTGSVSKQVEQKTEGTPTTGNNSAVEDGISQSQPGEGLLPSVNSSATTTNIYLLYALSIEKIQQFYVSVFSTSEKRLLYTKPIELGSSTPPIHVLLAKDCDNIFGFFPDNIFVYASNESSGSYQRVKSFQLENMPALSNVDIIFDKFCLVQTKSQVSIWDLTYGTIQDVFNTDNDTAFITVTINGNPSRKSSSKINSTVSGNIILLQKKAIASVPFTMPAVMSLADAIGKRKAKIGRILTKPETIADGALTKSKSSVTLCEQLLKNVQLQDNSLRNELHQLQTYVQNRDGESFDAKFLKFVEGFQTQNSTNRKLLKTNSVLPIPFVHAIESILFSSNEEQDLDLLCPAKATLNYLLRNRLFTSSILRLNPSRSLFNCIYKFQKESALLLLERTLDLPAFEVGCAIKKALSSMKTKLLKIGLLRLSQFDSAEAQEALLLTLAQEDFDLLFKLICASITGKKTSVPLNLDMEILIYIASTVLDAMGVGGIAASTENQSTAQDLYSGLQSKITSLTAMSLVLPAVSELIKHRKKDVAENTFVHPNPQPKAVIDDKADLATLLRKDGLAEQRKNKSQRARGKELDMTIGRYTIERLEI, from the coding sequence ATGGCTTCTTTTGGTGAATTGTCCTTATTGGGCGAGGTTTCTGTTTCCTCGACCGtagacaaaaagaatggataTTGTTCTAGCGGTACTGTGGCTTTAGAAAATGGACAGGAATCATCATCATTTGTAGCAGtacaaattgaaaagcatGGGATTGAAATCTACAATCTCAAGGAAGAACGCCTGTTTGCGTCTTGCCCATTGCCCGaaaaaaccattttctCCTGTAAGCCCATGTACCTCCATGAGGGAAATTCACATTACATTTGGGCCTGTACATCATCTGCGCGAAGCAGGGGAGAATGGAAGTTGTTAAGCTGGAAGTATGATGAACTTAAAGAGCATGGAGAGGTACGGTCTCGGGATTTATCAAATAAGCCCATATTTTCTATACACTTCATTGCATCTTCTGGACAGCTAGTACTGGTCTTTACTAATGgagaaatttcttttcttgatcCAGAGGATGATATGATTCAGCCTGCCACCTCCATTCAAGGGTCGGCTAGTTTGGTTCAAACAGGCAGCGTATCCAAGCAAGTTGAACAGAAAACTGAGGGAACCCCGACTACAGGTAATAACTCTGCAGTCGAGGACGGAATTAGTCAAAGTCAACCTGGTGAAGGTTTGCTACCTTCCGTCAATTCTTCGGCTACCACTACAAATATCTATCTCCTTTATGCACTTAGTATTGAGAAGATACAACAGTTTTATGTAAGTGTCTTCTCAACGTCAGAGAAACGATTACTTTATACAAAGCCAATTGAGTTAGGTTCTTCTACTCCTCCTATCCATGTTTTGCTTGCAAAAGACTGTGATAACATATTTGGGTTTTTTCCTGACAATATTTTCGTTTATGCTTCCAATGAATCCAGCGGTTCGTATCAGCGTGTAAAATCCTTTCAATTAGAAAATATGCCGGCTTTATCTAATGTGGATATAATCTTTGATAAATTTTGTCTCgtacaaacaaaaagtcaaGTTTCTATATGGGATTTAACATATGGTACTATTCAAGACGTATTTAACACAGACAATGATACCGCATTCATAACAGTGACCATAAACGGGAATCCCTCTAGGAAAAGCAGTTCGAAGATAAACTCAACTGTATCTGGAAATATCATcttattacaaaaaaaggCGATTGCATCAGTTCCATTTACAATGCCGGCAGTCATGTCTCTTGCAGACGCGAttggaaagagaaaagcgAAAATAGGTAGAATTTTGACAAAGCCCGAAACTATAGCTGATGGTGCTCTTACAAAGTCAAAAAGCAGCGTTACTTTGTGCGAACAATTATTAAAGAATGTGCAACTGCAAGATAACTCCTTACGAAATGAGTTGCATCAACTTCAAACATATGTGCAAAACCGAGACGGTGAATCTTTTGATGCCAAGTTCTTGAAGTTTGTTGAAGGATTTCAAACACAAAACTCAACCAACCGAAAGttattaaaaacaaacagcGTCCTTCCTATTCCGTTCGTCCATGCTATAGAAAgtattctcttttcttctaacgAAGAGCAAGACTTAGATCTCTTGTGCCCGGCTAAGGCTACTCTAAATTACCTTTTGAGAAATCGTTTGTTCACTTCTTCTATTCTGAGGCTTAATCCTTCAAGATCTCTTTTTAATTGCATTTataaattccaaaaagagTCGGCACTCTTATTGTTGGAGCGAACTCTTGATCTTCCTGCGTTCGAGGTTGGCTGTGCTATAAAAAAGGCTTTGTCTAGCATGAAgacaaaacttttaaaaattggTCTCCTAAGACTTTCTCAGTTTGATAGCGCAGAAGCTCAAGAAGCATTGCTGCTCACCTTAGCTCAagaagattttgatttaCTATTCAAGTTAATTTGTGCTTCCATTACCGGTAAGAAAACGTCGGTTCCTTTGAATCTCGATATGGAGATCCTTATTTATATTGCTTCTACCGTGTTGGACGCTATGGGTGTTGGTGGTATTGCTGCTAGTACTGAGAATCAAAGTACCGCTCAAGACTTATATTCTGGCTTACAGTCGAAAATTACCTCACTCACTGCAATGTCTCTTGTTCTCCCTGCTGTTTCTGAGCTCATAAAGCACAGGAAGAAGGATGTGGCCGAAAACACTTTTGTTCACCCCAACCCTCAACCAAAGGCTGTTATTGATGATAAAGCTGACTTAGCAACCCTTTTGAGAAAGGATGGTTTGGctgaacaaagaaagaacaagagTCAAAGAGCTCGTGGTAAAGAGCTTGATATGACTATAGGAAGATATACTATTGAGCGCCTAGAAATCTAA
- the spg1 gene encoding GTPase Spg1 — MAEANKNNVTIKVGMIGDSSIGKTSLMVTYVQGSFDEESTQTLGVNFMEKTISIRNTEITFSIWDLGGQREFVNMLPMVCNDAVAILFMFDLSRKSTLNSIKEWYRQARGFNKTAVPILIGTKYDHFMKFPREDQEEITKQARRYAKAMKASLIFCSTSHSINVQKIFKIVLAKVFDLKCTIPEIKNIGDPILEYVEH, encoded by the exons ATGGCTgaagcaaataaaaacaatgttACGATAAAAGTTGGGATGATCGGGGACAGTTCAATTGGAAAAACCTCGTTAATGGTCACATACGTTCAAGGATCGTTTGACGAAGAAAGTACTCAAACTTTAG GTGTTAATTTTATGGAGAAAACAATCAGTATTCGAAATACAGAAATtaccttttcaatttggGATTTGGGTGGTCAAAGAGAGTTTGTGAATATGCTTCCTATGGTTTGCAATGATGCTGTTgctattttgtttatgttcGATTTGTCCAGAAAGTCGACCCTGAATTCTATTAAAGAATGGTACCGTCAAGCCCGTGGTTTCAATAAG ACTGCTGTACCTATCCTTATAGGCACAAAATACGAtcattttatgaaatttCCTCGGGAGgatcaagaagaaataacAAAGCAG GCTCGTCGATATGCCAAAGCTATGAAAGCAAGTTTAATCTTCTGTTCGACATCTCATTCTATCAATGTTCAGAAA ATATTTAAAATCGTCCTTGCCAAAGTTTTTGACTTGAAATGTACGATTCCGGAAATTAAGAATATTGGAGATCCAATTTTGGAATACGTAGAGCattaa
- the knd1 gene encoding Cullin-associated NEDD8-dissociated protein Knd1: MAEDRLLQKYLQSSDKDLRYMALSDLGNKISSEKRSNIAETFSSQNFIVTLIQALKDPAPEVQQEAAQCVSSVSIKISDQTLEYLVDQLLIEYSKSYEKNYIAALWMILSQADAQSSLTLLYHTKIYPRIIDLLETQNTDSEESLSLLSLANDSMELYTSSLSALSTNVASASFQIFQNYSNNSARVSISKKSINCVCILSIYGPEQCLNTLLHILKEQLMDKPSKSNLHTSVLLLNQLFITSANSSSEHSNKFSASAPGYLPVILNLLKDDYDSFDTVQLLLNTLSLLVKSQNSIVENTCKELISILKEKIQFDPNIVSDVSDEEGMEDFDDEEDFGSMYEDEEDSAWLIRREAISVASSLVTFHVELLSVLWEDFGEFIVKALSDREENVKASAIGFLELFCDQISVWKLENSKPKGKRKFSELSSLSNSTPDEIFAKSLPSLCTYYQKLSKKSPLSVKIGLVNLASHIFRTVPDKLDNHFVGLMSILDSFQNYKTLELRVKLDVVNLISVIVSSNVKPEFLEKLQPLVTSLLISASQDKYLELVFKAIQAEILQCEYYARVAPNVLRDEILQMVNANIELLSSRNLDQRIRISLIKFITKTIIYYQGLISSEFLYSLVSLLADKIDEEPTRLQAASALTEIFSKSRSLDLLKENQKTLLQKILASCVLYAKKADLSLVINSLRLLRVVLSTLPYILAEDKTNELTEFLIHLELLEPEAIIAKYDCLLEIPIEYLKNYRGTILSGFISFLEHKEIPENSDFIESSVKLAYKILDKEPVAEFINQLGTFEKSLQESFVIGLIANRLTVLSANTGISQRVFDDLQSPKSEKRRKIFCICFVASMVFSENNQNIGSYFEALTNQLNSPNEEITQAAALGVGKLATKDEFLVQTLCTLYDSDTYSRDLLLTSFINVLKIQLKAETAENIWTTVCRYLGDENVAKLHVSECLGLLLLQDSVNLYPKLLELSEKDTSESKMQALSILRFSLSYQHRKWRSAEKTTFLSVYKLFSDSDVHVREEALQLLLTAIRNKPKYIEEIFTDLISALYSKSSVDPNNIRTVQMGPFQHKVDDCLLQRQLVFEIVYSLLEFPESKNKIDILMQIISMGLEDEQYINLLSISILEKLIDVSSLEVFQRLNLVLEPLKIILKKQSTEKSLKTDSDNIHDLVRAALRVVISMKAKYNSPEVLALDNETRKGPYALEYLNVENELKGLKIV, translated from the exons ATGGCGGAGGATAGACTgcttcaaaaatatttacaaa GTTCCGACAAGGACTTACGCTACATGGCATTGAGTGACTTGGGAAATAAAATCAGTAGTGAAAAGCGTTCAAACATTGCGGAAACATTTTCCAGTCAAAATTTTATAGTCACTCTAATTCAAGCTTTGAAAGACCCTGCTCCTGAGGTACAACAAGAAGCTGCACAATGTGTTTCATCAGTGTCTATAAAAATTTCTGATCAAACATTGGAATACTTAGTTGATCAACTCTTAATTGAGTACTCAAAAAGCtatgaaaagaattataTAGCTGCATTGTGGATGATTCTGTCTCAAGCAGATGCACAATCCAGTTTGACCCTTTTGTATCATACAAAAATATATCCCAGAATCATTGATTTATTAGAAACTCAGAATACCGATTCGGAGGAATCTTTAAGCCTTTTATCACTTGCAAATGACTCAATGGAACTTTACACTTCATCGCTTTCAGCTTTGTCAACCAATGTTGCATCTGCTTCTTTCCAGATATTCCAAAACTACAGTAACAATTCTGCGCGTGTCTCAATATCGAAGAAGTCTATAAACTGTGTGTGCATATTATCCATTTATGGGCCTGAACAATGTTTAAATACACTTCTTcatattttgaaggagCAATTGATGGATAAACCATCCAAATCCAATCTGCATACATCCGTTCTTTTACTTAACCAATTGTTTATTACATCAGCAAACAGCTCTTCGGAACATTCGAATAAGTTTTCCGCATCTGCGCCAGGTTATCTTCCAGTTatattaaatttattaaaggATGATTATGATTCTTTCGACACTGTACAATTACTGCTGAATACTCTATCGCTTTTGGTAAAATCTCAAAATTCTATTGTTGAAAATACATGTAAAGAATTGATCAgtattttgaaggaaaagattCAATTTGACCCCAATATCGTTTCAGATGTTTCAGATGAGGAAGGTATGGAAGATTTTGACgacgaagaagattttggaAGTATGTacgaagatgaagaagacaGTGCATGGTTGATTAGAAGGGAGGCAATCTCAGTTGCCTCCTCGTTAGTAACTTTTCATGTCGAACTGCTAAGTGTCTTATGGGAGGATTTCGGAGAATTTATTGTTAAAGCTCTGTCTGAcagagaagaaaatgttaAAGCTTCTGCAATCGGATTTCTCGAGTTATTTTGCGATCAAATATCTGTTTGGAAATTAGAAAATTCTAAGCCTAagggaaaaaggaaattttcaGAGCTTTCATCGCTTTCGAACAGTACACCCGATGAgatttttgcaaaatcaCTTCCTTCTTTATGTACTTATTATCAAAAgttatcaaaaaaatcaccATTGTCAGTCAAAATTGGTTTGGTTAATTTAGCATCTCACATTTTCCGGACGGTCCCAGATAAGCTCGATAACCATTTTGTTGGATTAATGTCAATTTTAGattcctttcaaaattataaaacatTGGAATTAAGAGTGAAGCTCGATGTCGTGAACTTAATTTCTGTGATCGTTTCCTCGAATGTAAAGCCTGAATTTCTGGAAAAGCTTCAACCCTTAGTAACATCTCTCCTGATTTCGGCTTCTCAAGATAAATATCTCGAACTAGTCTTCAAAGCTATTCAAGCAGAAATACTTCAATGTGAATACTACGCACGTGTTGCTCCTAACGTTCTTCGGGATGAAATATTGCAAATGGTGAACGCTAACATAGAACTTCTTTCGTCAAGGAACCTGGATCAACGTATCAGGATATCATTAATCAAATTtataacaaaaacaataatttaTTACCAAGGTCTCATATCCTCGGAGTTCTTGTACTCCCTGGTTTCACTTTTAGCAGACAAAATTGATGAGGAACCTACTCGCCTTCAAGCTGCGAGTGCTCTTACtgaaatattttcaaagtcCAGAAGTCTCGATCtgctaaaagaaaatcaaaaaacatTATTACAAAAGATCCTCGCCTCTTGCGTTCTATACGCAAAGAAAGCTGATTTGTCACTTGTTATTAATAGTTTACGTTTATTGCGAGTTGTACTTTCAACTTTGCCTTACATTCTCGCAGAAGATAAGACGAATGAATTGACTGAATTCTTAATTCACTTGGAATTATTAGAACCTGAAGCTATTATCGCAAAATACGATTGCCTATTGGAGATACCCATtgaatatttgaagaattatCGTGGCACCATATTATCGggtttcatttcatttttagaACATAAAGAGATTCCGGAAAATTCAGATTTCATTGAATCTTCTGTGAAACTGGCATATAAGATTCTTGACAAGGAACCAGTTGCCGAATTTATTAACCAACTAGGCacatttgaaaaatcattgCAAGAATCTTTTGTCATCGGTTTAATAGCAAATAGACTCACAGTATTATCTGCAAATACTGGCATTTCGCAAAGGGTATTTGACGATTTGCAGAGCCCTAAATCAGAAAAACGTCGAAAGATATTCTGTATCTGCTTTGTTGCTTCGATGGTGTTTTCCGAAAACAATCAGAATATAGGAAGCTACTTTGAAGCCTTAACGAATCAACTAAATTCACCTAATGAAGAGATAACCCAAGCTGCGGCATTAGGAGTTGGAAAACTGGCTACgaaagatgaatttttgGTTCAAACGTTATGTACATTATATGACTCGGATACTTATTCTCGGGACCTTTTGTTAACATCTTTCATAaatgttttaaaaattcaattgaaAGCAGAGACTGCCGAAAACATATGGACTACTGTATGTCGGTATTTAGGAGATGAAAACGTTGCTAAACTGCATGTTTCAGAATGTTTAGGATTACTTTTACTACAAGATTCTGTCAACCTATACCCTAAACTTTTGGAGCtttcagaaaaagacaCATCTGAGTCAAAAATGCAAGCTTTAAGCATTCTTCGGTTTAGCCTTTCTTATCAACATCGAAAATGGCGTAGTGCAGAGAAAACAACCTTTTTGAGTGTTTATAAACTATTTAGTGATTCGGATGTTCATGTTCGCGAAGAAGCCCTGCAGCTATTACTGACCGCAATCAGAAATAAGCCTAAgtatattgaagaaatatttACTGATCTTATATCTGCTTTATACTCTAAATCATCTGTGGACCCTAATAATATACGAACTGTACAAATGGGACCTTTTCAACATAAAGTTGATGATTGTCTGCTACAAAGACAACtcgtttttgaaattgtgTACTCTTTACTCGAGTTTCCAGAGTCGAAAAACAAGATAGATATATTAATGCAAATTATTTCGATGGGACTTGAGGATGAACAGTACATTAATTTGCTTTCTATCTCCATTTTAGAGAAATTGATCGATGTCAGTTCGTTGGAAGTATTTCAACGACTAAATCTTGTACTAGAACCATTGAAGATTAttctgaaaaaacaatcgACTGAGAAATCGCTAAAGACGGATTCGGATAATATTCATGATTTGGTTCGTGCTGCGCTAAGAGTTGTGATCTCtatgaaagcaaaatacAACAGTCCGGAAGTTTTGGCTTTAGACAACGAGACTAGGAAAGGTCCGTATGCTCTAGAGTACTTGAATGtggaaaatgaattgaaaggCCTAAAGATCGTATAA